A stretch of DNA from Candidatus Hydrogenedentota bacterium:
AGCGGCACAGCTCCAAGCACGAGCGCTGCACCGGTCTCAGTCATGCCCTGCACATCGGGGACCGTTACCGTGGTCGGCGAAGGCGGACAGCCGAAATTCAGGAAGGCTAACAATCCAAGCAACAATATGCCTACATACTTGTACTTCAACATTGTATAGCTCCTTTGTCGAGAACGTTGACTTGTGAAAATCGTAAAGGAAGACTTTCCGCCTTGCTCCGCTTCCGGCTGGCGTGGGGGATCTTGTATCATACAACGATGACCGATTTCCATTTGTTTCTTGCCGCGGCCGAGCCAGAATAGGGTGAACAACTCTTGAGCGCTCCCCATGCTGAAGTCGGGGTCGCTGCCGCCGACGCCTTATTGCGTATCGAACGCCGGATAGCCCGGTAATTGTAGGGTGCTATCCATCCGCATTTGCAGCCCCGGGTACGTCCTATTGCTCCACCCGCGCATTGACCAGGGCGAAACACAGTTCTAGGCCATGGACGGCTACCTTGCGCGCCGAGATCTTCTCATCGGCATGGTGAAGGTGCTGCGGGACGTTCTCAAGGCCGACGACCCGCCCGATGCCTATGGCGTAGGGTACACCGCTCTCGCGTGGACCCACGATGGCCAGACCCGGGTGCGCAACCTGCCCACTTCTTCGACCCAGATCCGCAGAAAGCCGCCCGGGATCACGCCCATGCCTGGATCGACGGGCAGGTTCTTGTTGACGACCAAGTCTACTTCCATTACGGCGGCTGCGCCCGTGGCCGCAAGGTCAACCGGTTCGAGGAACGCCAGATTGGCCAGGTGAGGTTGCCGCGCGACCGCTGTGTCGCCCGCGAAGCCCAATCGCAGCCCGGGCGTCCCCGCACGCCGTGGATGACTCGGCCTTGGTTCAGAGGCTCCAGCCGTCGCGGTACGGGCGATGGAGGTAGTCGTTCGCCTTTTCGTTGTTGGTGAACTTGAGATTGGGGCCGTCCCAGGCGAGTTTGGTCCCCGCGCGAAGGGCAACGTTGCCCAGCAGCGGCGTCTCGGTGAGCAGCCCCGCGTGGTCCACGAAATTCGCTCCTGCGGGCGCCCCGCCCCGGCACGCGTCTACCCATTCCTTGTAGTGTCCCACTGAACGGGGAAGCGTCTTGGGGGGCATCGCGTACGACTCCATGCGGGCCTCGGGGATTAGTCGGTAACCCATCATCTTCCCTTTCTCACCCGTATAGATAACGTCTTCGATGCGGTACTCGGGCTCGAGTTCCTCGGGACGCGGCGGCTTCAACCCGCCGTCATACCAGGTCAGCTTCACCGGCGGCATGTCACCCCGGGCTGGGAACTGATAGCGGGCGATCACCCCTTGGGGATAGATCTCCGGGTCAAGTTTCGTGGAACTCGCCTCGACACTTACAGGATAGGTCAGCTTCAAGGCCTTGAATACGGTAGAAAGCTTGTGGCACCCGAGGTCGCCAAGGAGCCCGGTTCCGAAATCCCACCAGTTCCGCCACGTCCACGGACAATACTCGGGGTGATAAGGCCGTTCGGGCGCGGGTCCCAGCCAGAGGTCCCAGTCGAGCCCGTCAGGGACGGGCGGGGTGTCCGTGGGCCGTCCCTCGAAGGCGGGATAGTGCCAGAACCGCGCCCCGTGCCAAACCTCGACTTCGCGCACGGGCCCTATAGCGCCTTCCCATATCATCTCGCAGGTCACCCGTGCTTCCTCCGCGGCCTGGCCGTGATTGCCTAACTGCGTGGCCACGCCGGCCTTGCGCGCTGCCTCCGTGACTTGCCGCGCCTCATACACCGAGTACGTGAGCGGTTTCTCGCAATAGACGTGCTTGCCCCGTTTCAGCGCCGCCATTGTGATGACCGCGTGAGTGTGGTCCGGCGTCGACACGACCACGCCATCGACATCCTCCTTGTCCAAGAGTTCACGGTAATCCGCGTAGGCCCGGCACCCTTGATAGCTGCCAGAAGCACTCGTCTTCGTATAGTACTCGTCCGCCAACCGCCTCGCAGGTTCCCGGCCAGCGGGTTTGCGATCCCTGCCCGATGACCAATTCCATGACTGATAGTCGCTCGACTCCTTTACCACGTCGCACACGGCCACAACCTGTACCTCAGCGAACTGGAGCAGCGACATGAGGTTCTGTATGCCCTGTCCGCCCGTCCCAATGAACGCCAGCGTTGTCCTTTCACTCGGCGGAATAGGGTCTGCTGCTCCCAGCGCATGCCGGGCAACAACGCCCAATACCGCCGCCCCGGCAGTCCCCCCCAGAAATGTTCGCCGTGACATCCCGCCTCCACGTCCACTACGATTCAGCCTGACCTTGCGCCCCGGGCTTAACATTGATGATCCTCCTTGGACGGGTGCAGCCTCCCGGCCGGTCCGAGAAAACACAAACATAGCCTTCGAATTGAGGCCAGCATATCCTGCGTCTCAGGGACTGTCAATATAACGAAGATAGATAACTATGGGTAATGAAATCTAATTTCAGGGACACAATACTCAATTGTCACTACGAATCCACAGAACATTCATGGCAGGTAGTGCGCGCGAGAGCCCAATTGAGTATTGTGTCCCCGAAATTAACCGTTGCAGTATGGCAGAGGCACGCGACTGCAGAGATACGCTTCGTCTTGAGACGCGTAGTTTGACGTGAATAACGGCAAGACACTTGCATCAACGCTCAGGCCATATTCGCTCTCGAGAATGAAACCGAATCCGTCTAGTTGAGTCTCCAAGTTGATGGGCGTCCAGCGGAGCACGTCCACAAGGGGGTCCTGGTCCCACCGAAAACGGAATATCGGCGTGATGGTGTAGCCGCAGAGGCACGGCGGCCGGGGGGCGGTCCCCGAATAACCCATCACGTCCAGCCAGTAACCCCATTCCCGCTGGAAACGGGTGTCCGACATCCGGACGCACACCACATCGTCCGTAACAAAGCTCCGCACCCACGCCTCGATCGTCATAGGTTCATCCTGCACCGAAAGGTCGAGCACCATGAGTTCGCCGTCCACGTTGAGCACGACGGAGTGATGGTAGGGCCAGTAGATGAAGAAGGGGTCTCCTGAGACCGGTGTACCGTCTGGCTGGACCAGTGTTTGTTCGGCGATCAGCGGCCCGCTGACGTTGATCGTGGCCACGTCAATGCCCGCGTTTTCGGCCAAGTCCGCGATGTGTTCTGGCGTGATGTCCTCCTCGCGCATGACAGGGGGCGTCTCGCTCAGCGGAAACGACACCGATGCGATCGCATACTGCATCGCCAGCGTGCGTTCCTCGCAGGCCGTGTTGACCATGGCCCACGCGACGCCCCGGGGCTCGCCGCCGGCGGCAACGGTCTGCATGCCTCGTACGTAGGCGCCCAGCGCCGTCGCGTCTGCGAACGAGACAGGACGCATGCCGGGGATCGGCGCGTTCGTGGAATCTGCGCAGTCCGGCCCAGCGGAGACCACAATGTTGACCGTGCTGCCTGGAGCTGCCCACGCGCCCGGCAGCGGCTCCTGCGATACGACGCACCCCACGGGAACCGTATCGCTCAACGCGTCAGTCACCTCGCCCGACAGGAGTCCCGTATCGCTCAGCGCCGCCTCCAAGTCCTCTTCCGCCATCCCCAACAGGCTTGGCACAAGGTGATACGAACAAGGACAACCGCTTAGCACAACAAACACAGCGATGAGCGTGATTGCCCCAACTGCGTGGTTCAGGCGAATTCTCAACAGTGTCGTTGGCATGGGATGTTCCCTCGCTTCTTCTTGGGGCCCCTACCCCCAGCAGCAGTCTAGGGACAGAATTCGATGCTGTCAACTGGCGTGGCCCCGCGCCCGCTGGGTCTGACAGATCATCTTCTTCACGATCCTCTGTTTCCCACTGGCGGATCAGTGTGACCACCAGAAGCCACGCCTGCAGATCGTTTCGGGCACGCGGGCGAACCCTGTCGTTCCCGAAAACTCGTTCTTGTTGCCAGGCAAGAACTTGTGGGGGTCGGGCGTACGTCTGAATTCGTCGTCCCGCGACGCCTCTCTCACGTTTTCCGCTTCGTACGGCGTCTGGGATGTGTCATCTGTGCGTACTGATCCGTCTGGAAAACGAGTTCTTCACGTGCGGGCCGCCTAGCCGCACTGTTGCGCGTGGCGGCCATGTCTTTCCCGCCGCAGACCGGGCATGGCGTGTATCCCAGGGCCTCTAAACTGCGGACGTCTTCTTTCTGCCGGTGTTGCACAGGGAGGTTCGCGCAGTTCGTCCCGTGATAGTACCGGTCCGTGCCTCCGACGTACGGTTTCTGGTTAACCTGGAGAGGTGCAGCCGCCGCCCGTGCGTTACCGGCCTGTACCGACGCCGGCGATGGTGTCATCGAATTTCCGCCTGGCTATTCCCGCGCAACGAGGCAACATACTCAGCACGGCCTTCCTCCATCCACTTCCAGAT
This window harbors:
- a CDS encoding Gfo/Idh/MocA family oxidoreductase, giving the protein MSRRTFLGGTAGAAVLGVVARHALGAADPIPPSERTTLAFIGTGGQGIQNLMSLLQFAEVQVVAVCDVVKESSDYQSWNWSSGRDRKPAGREPARRLADEYYTKTSASGSYQGCRAYADYRELLDKEDVDGVVVSTPDHTHAVITMAALKRGKHVYCEKPLTYSVYEARQVTEAARKAGVATQLGNHGQAAEEARVTCEMIWEGAIGPVREVEVWHGARFWHYPAFEGRPTDTPPVPDGLDWDLWLGPAPERPYHPEYCPWTWRNWWDFGTGLLGDLGCHKLSTVFKALKLTYPVSVEASSTKLDPEIYPQGVIARYQFPARGDMPPVKLTWYDGGLKPPRPEELEPEYRIEDVIYTGEKGKMMGYRLIPEARMESYAMPPKTLPRSVGHYKEWVDACRGGAPAGANFVDHAGLLTETPLLGNVALRAGTKLAWDGPNLKFTNNEKANDYLHRPYRDGWSL
- a CDS encoding PASTA domain-containing protein; this translates as MPTTLLRIRLNHAVGAITLIAVFVVLSGCPCSYHLVPSLLGMAEEDLEAALSDTGLLSGEVTDALSDTVPVGCVVSQEPLPGAWAAPGSTVNIVVSAGPDCADSTNAPIPGMRPVSFADATALGAYVRGMQTVAAGGEPRGVAWAMVNTACEERTLAMQYAIASVSFPLSETPPVMREEDITPEHIADLAENAGIDVATINVSGPLIAEQTLVQPDGTPVSGDPFFIYWPYHHSVVLNVDGELMVLDLSVQDEPMTIEAWVRSFVTDDVVCVRMSDTRFQREWGYWLDVMGYSGTAPRPPCLCGYTITPIFRFRWDQDPLVDVLRWTPINLETQLDGFGFILESEYGLSVDASVLPLFTSNYASQDEAYLCSRVPLPYCNG